From Panicum hallii strain FIL2 chromosome 2, PHallii_v3.1, whole genome shotgun sequence, a single genomic window includes:
- the LOC112882577 gene encoding hypersensitive-induced response protein-like protein 2 translates to MGQILGLVQVDQSTVAIKETFGKFNEVLEPGCHFLPWCIGQQIAGYLSLRVRQLDVRCETKTKDNVFVTVVASVQYRALADKASDAFYKLSNTREQIQSYVFDVIRATVPKLDLDDAFEQKNDIAKAVEDELEKAMSTYGYEIVQTLIVDIEPDDRVKRAMNEINAAARMRVAASEKAEAEKILQIKKAEGEAESKYLAGVGIARQRQAIVDGLRDSVLAFSENVPGTTAKDIMDMVLVTQYFDTMKEIGASSKSSSVFIPHGPGAVKDVAAQIRDGLLQANLQ, encoded by the exons ATGGGTCAGATTTTGGGTTTAGTGCAAGTTGATCAGTCAACTGTAGCCATCAAAGAAACTTTTGGCAAGTTCAATGAGGTCCTGGAGCCTGGTTGCCACTTTCTACCCTGGTGCATAGGGCAGCAGATTGCTGGTTACCTCTCCTTGCGTGTGCGGCAGCTGGATGTCCGTTGTGAAACAAAGACAAAG GACAATGTCTTTGTCACTGTTGTTGCGTCTGTCCAATATCGCGCTCTTGCTGATAAGGCATCTGATGCCTTCTACAAGCTGAGCAACACCAGGGAACAAATTCAGTCATATGTATTTGATG TCATTAGAGCTACTGTTCCAAAGCTGGACCTGGACGATGCATTTGAGCAGAAGAATGACATTGCAAAAGCTGTTGAAGATGAGCTTGAAAAG GCAATGTCTACATATGGCTATGAGATCGTGCAAACTCTGATTGTTGATATTGAGCCTGATGACCGTGTCAAGAGAGCAATGAACGAGATCAACGCAG CTGCTAGGATGAGGGTGGCAGCCAGCGAGAAAGCTGAGGCCGAGAAGATACTCCAGATCAAGAAAGCCGAAGGAGAGGCTGAGTCCAAGTACCTGGCTGGTGTGGGTATCGCAAGGCAGCGTCAGGCCATTGTGGATGGGCTGAGGGACAGTGTGCTCGCCTTCTCAGAGAACGTCCCTGGCACCACTGCCAAGGATATCATGGACATGGTCCTGGTCACCCAGTACTTCGACACCATGAAGGAGATTGGGGCCTCATCCAAGTCCTCTTCAGTGTTCATCCCCCATGGTCCTGGAGCTGTCAAAGATGTGGCGGCGCAGATAAGAGATGGCCTCCTGCAGGCCAATCTGCAGTGA
- the LOC112882578 gene encoding F-box/SPRY domain-containing protein 1-like: MAPPLREEEGGDSAAALRAPAHVMARVFSQLDCVDLLSCSLVCKQWYHDSAELREEWRKEYLDAWNQFGLSVTREPQPLCPTCSLRSLRSLCP; the protein is encoded by the exons ATGGCGCCGCCGCtgcgggaggaggagggcggcgattcggcggcggcgctgcgggcgcCCGCGCACGTGATGGCGCGGGTGTTCTCGCAGCTGGACTGCGTCGACCTCCTCAGCTGCTCCCTCGTCTGCAA GCAATGGTACCACGATTCTGCAGAGCTTAGAGAGGAGTGGAGGAAGGAGTACCTGGATGCTTGGAACCAGTTTGGATTATCCGTGACGCGTGAGCCGCAACCGCTATGCCCTACTTGCTCACTGAGAAGCTTGCGTAGTCTATGCCCATGA
- the LOC112882631 gene encoding mitochondrial outer membrane protein porin 1: MVGPGLYTEIGKKTRDLLYKDYQTDHKFTLTTYTSNGVAVTATSTKKADLIFGEIQSQIKNKNITIDVKANSGSNVITTVTVDEIATPGLKTILSFAVPDQRSGKFELQYLHDHAGVNASIGLTANPVVNLSGSFGTKALAVGADISLDTASGNLTKYNAGLSITHEDLIASLNLNNKGDSLTAAYYHNVNQLTSTAVGAELTRSFSTNENTLTFGTQHALDPLTVVKARFNNSGKASALIQHEWRPKSLVTISAEVDTKTIEKSSKVGIAVALKP; the protein is encoded by the exons ATGGTCGGGCCAGGCCTCTACACCGAGATCGGCAAGAAGACCAGGG ATCTGCTCTACAAGGACTACCAGACCGACCACAAGTTCACCCTCACCACCTACACCTCCAATGGCGTC GCTGTCACAGCTACTAGCACAAAGAAAGCTGACCTGATTTTTGGTGAGATCCAATCACAGATAAAGAACAAGAACATCACCATAGATGTGAAAGCAAACTCAGGCTCAAAT GTCATTACCACAGTTACTGTTGATGAGATTGCTACACCAGGACTAAAGACTATCTTGAGCTTTGCTGTTCCTGATCAGAGATCTGGAAAG TTTGAGCTTCAGTACTTGCATGATCATGCTGGGGTTAACGCAAGCATTGGTCTGACTGCCAATCCTGTAGTCAACCTCTCCGGCTCCTTTGGAACCAAGGCTCTGGCAGTTGGCGCAGATATTTCACTTGATACCGCATCTGGGAACTTAACCAAATACAATGCTGGACTGAGCATCACTCATGAAGACCTTATCGCATCCCTGAACCT GAACAACAAGGGAGACAGCCTAACTGCAGCGTACTACCACAATGTTAACCAATTGACTAGCACAGCTGTTGGGGCAGAGCTGACCCGCAGCTTCTCGACCAACGAGAACACCCTCACCTTCGGCACCCAGCACGCTCTGGATCCACTTACCGTCGTGAAGGCCCGCTTCAACAACTCTGGCAAGGCCAGCGCGCTGATCCAGCATGAGTGGAGGCCAAAGTCACTGGTGACCATCTCGGCCGAGGTCGACACTAAGACCATTGAGAAGAGCTCGAAGGTTGGGATCGCCGTGGCCCTCAAGCCCTGA
- the LOC112883135 gene encoding isochorismate synthase 2, chloroplastic-like — MPLTPPSSSLYCPGRRLLPARPASAATVGRWARVSCSLSMNGCAPGAGDRGAVCVREARALPAMPALHDAVGQLRAAVDALGAGAPPPAPSGIIRIEVPIRQRVDAVEWLHAQSALPRCFFSARAPLPDAPALAGGNGNGGLGDRWKEPVSVAGVGSAVFFRGTEPFSLADWRAIKRFLSRDCPLIRAYGAIRFDATSDASVEWEDYGSFYFIVPQVEFNELEESSVLAATIAWDDSLSWTWHNAVDDLQSLLQKISPCSVEVNTSSLHTTIMSLNHVPTKASWDLAVTKALQMIKERQRELVKVVLARCSRYITDTCIDPVELLACLKVEGQNAYQFCIQPLNAPAFVGNSPEQLFHRKYLNISSEALAGTRARGKTRADDFQIGQDLLLSSKEDTEFTIVRDSIKKKLEMICDEVVVHPSKALRKLPRVQHLSAQLAARIRNEDDEFEILNTLHPSPAVCGLPTEEARHFIRDYEIFDRGMYAGPVGWFGGAESEFAVGIRSALLGKGHSTLVYAGAGIVEGTNPSFEWDELDLKASQFAKLLRYQEQHIRYQEAENMGTVI, encoded by the exons atGCCGCTGAcgccgccgtcttcctcgctctactgccccggccgccggctccTCCCGGCCCGCCCGGCGTCCGCGGCGACG GTGGGGAGATGGGCGCGCGTGTCGTGCTCGCTGTCCATGAACGGCTGCGCGCCGGGCGCCGGGGACCGCGGCGCGGTGTGCGTGCGCGAGGCGCGGGCGCTGCCGGCCATGCCCGCGCTGCACGACGCCGTGGGCCAGCTCAGGGCCGCCGTGGACGCGCTCGGGGCCGGCGCGCCGCCACCCGCGCCCTCCGGCATCATCCGCATCGAGGTGCCCATCAGGCAGCGCGTGGACGCCGTCGAGTGGCTGCACGCGCAAAGCGCGCTGCCGCGTTGCTTCTTCTCGGCGCGGGCGCCGTTGCCCGACGcgcccgccctcgccggcggcAACGGCAACGGTGGCCTGGGCGATCGGTGGAAGGAGCCGGTGAGCGTCGCGGGCGTGGGCTCGGCGGTCTTCTTCCGCGGGACCGAGCCCTTCTCCCTCGCTGATTGGCGCGCAATCAAGAG ATTTCTTTCAAGGGACTGTCCACTGATTCGTGCATATGGCGCCATCCGTTTCGACGCAACGAGCGATGCTTCGGTTGAATGGGAGGACTATGGCTCATTTTACTTCATTGTTCCTCAA GTTGAGTTCAATGAGCTTGAGGAGAGCTCGGTCCTTGCGGCGACCATCGCATGGGACGATTCGCTTTCTTGGACATGGCACAACGCTGTGGATGATCTCCAATCACTGTTGCAGAAG ATATCACCTTGTTCTGTAGAAGTGAACACGTCCAGCCTGCACACCACCATCATGAGTCTAAATCATGTCCCAACCAAAGCATCTTGGGATCTTGCAGTTACTAAAGCTCTTCAGATGATTAAAGAGAGGCAAAGAGAGTTGGTAAAG GTTGTATTGGCAAGGTGTAGCAGATACATTACCGACACTTGTATTGATCCTGTGGAACTGCTAGCTTGCTTGAAG GTCGAGGGCCAAAATGCTTATCAATTCTGCATACAACCATTGAATGCTCCTGCGTTTGTTGGAAATAGT CCAGAGCAACTATTTCACCGGAAATACTTGAACATTTCCAGTGAGGCTTTAGCTGGTACTCGAGCAAGGGGAAAAACAAGGGCAGATGACTTTCAAATCGGTCAGGATTTGCTTCTAAG TAGCAAAGAGGATACTGAATTTACTATAGTGCGGGACAGCATAAAGAAGAAGCTGGAG ATGATATGTGATGAGGTGGTTGTCCATCCCAGCAAGGCTCTTCGGAAACTTCCAAGAGTACAGCATTTGTCAGCACAGTTAGCTGCGAGAATAAGGAATGAAGATGATGAG TTTGAGATTCTAAATACTCTTCATCCAAGTCCAGCTGTTTGTGGTTTACCCACTGAAGAGGCACGCCATTTTATACGAGATTATG AAATTTTTGACCGTGGAATGTATGCTGGTCCTGTTGGTTGGTTTGGAGGAGCTGAAAGCGAGTTTGCTGTCGGGATAAGGTCAGCGTTGCTCGGAAAA GGTCACAGCACTTTAGTGTACGCCGGTGCAGGGATCGTTGAAGGTACAAATCCATCTTTTGAATGGGATGAACTTGATCTCAAAGCATCTCAG ttTGCAAAGTTGTTGCGGTACCAAGAACAACATATTCGCTACCAAGAAGCTGAAAATATGGGAACGGTGATATGA
- the LOC112879651 gene encoding uncharacterized protein At4g33100, with product MVFGRSKSSSSTTPSAPSKAAAACSELRAAYHECFNRWYADKFAKGQWQRDDCADHWHKYRACLEEHLEDKHLRQILLDSETSAFYARPETDPPSGQGATK from the exons ATGGTGTTCGGGCGGAGCAAGTCGTCCTCCTCGACGACGCCGTCCGCCCCctcaaaggcggcggcggcgtgctcgGAGCTGCGCGCGGCGTACCACGAGTGCTTTAACCGGTGGTACGCCGACAAGTTCGCCAAGGGGCAGTGGCAGAGGGACGACTGCGCCGACCACTGGCACAAGTACCGCGCCTGCCTAGAG GAACATCTGGAAGACAAGCATCTGAGGCAAATCCTACTGGACTCAGAAACTTCTGCGTTTTATGCCAGGCCTGAGACTGATCCTCCCTCAGGACAGGGAGCTACAAAGTGA